From Marivirga harenae, one genomic window encodes:
- a CDS encoding acyl-CoA dehydrogenase family protein, translating into MTNQSTDQFESPDFYALDGLLTEEHKLIRQSVRDFVKKEISPNIEEWAQNAHFPYEIVKKFGDVGAFGPTIPQEYGGGGLDYVSYGLIMQEIERGDSGMRSTASVQGSLVMYPIYAFGNEAQRKKYLPKLASGEWLGSFGLTEPDHGSNPGGMTTNFKDKGDHYLLNGAKMWISNSPKCDVAVVWAKDESGRIHGLIVERGMEGFTTPETHGKWSLRASTTGELVFDNVKVPKENLLEGKSGLGAPMKCLDSARFGIAWGAIGAAMDCYDSARRYSLERIQFGKPIASFQLTQKKLSEMLTEITKSQLLNYRLAQLMDEGKASTPQISLAKRNAVEIALNIAREARQIHGGMGITGDYPMMRHMANLESVITYEGTHDIHLLILGKEITGIAAFE; encoded by the coding sequence ATGACTAATCAATCAACCGACCAATTTGAGTCACCGGATTTTTACGCTTTAGATGGGTTGCTAACAGAAGAACACAAATTAATCAGACAATCAGTCAGAGATTTTGTGAAAAAAGAAATCAGTCCCAATATTGAGGAATGGGCACAAAATGCACATTTTCCATATGAAATAGTAAAAAAGTTTGGTGATGTAGGAGCCTTTGGTCCAACTATTCCACAAGAGTATGGCGGTGGAGGTTTAGATTATGTTTCTTATGGACTCATCATGCAAGAGATTGAAAGGGGAGATTCAGGGATGCGATCAACAGCCTCGGTTCAGGGTTCATTGGTGATGTATCCGATTTATGCTTTTGGAAATGAAGCCCAAAGAAAGAAGTATTTACCGAAATTAGCATCAGGTGAATGGCTGGGAAGTTTTGGATTAACAGAGCCTGATCATGGTTCTAATCCAGGAGGCATGACAACTAATTTTAAGGATAAAGGAGACCATTATCTTCTTAATGGTGCAAAAATGTGGATTTCCAATTCCCCTAAGTGTGATGTTGCTGTTGTATGGGCTAAAGATGAATCAGGAAGAATCCACGGATTGATTGTAGAAAGAGGCATGGAAGGGTTTACCACTCCGGAAACTCACGGCAAATGGTCTTTACGGGCGAGCACTACCGGTGAATTAGTTTTTGATAATGTGAAAGTACCAAAGGAAAATTTATTAGAAGGAAAATCAGGATTAGGTGCTCCCATGAAATGCTTAGATTCTGCCAGATTCGGAATAGCCTGGGGTGCTATTGGAGCTGCAATGGATTGCTATGATTCAGCAAGAAGGTATTCCTTAGAACGTATCCAGTTCGGTAAGCCAATTGCTTCTTTCCAGTTGACTCAGAAGAAGTTATCAGAGATGTTGACGGAAATCACCAAGTCGCAATTGTTAAATTATAGACTGGCACAATTAATGGATGAGGGCAAAGCCTCAACGCCTCAAATTTCACTTGCAAAGCGTAATGCGGTGGAAATAGCATTAAATATTGCTAGAGAAGCAAGACAAATTCACGGGGGAATGGGAATTACTGGAGATTATCCAATGATGCGACATATGGCAAACCTCGAGTCTGTAATAACGTATGAAGGAACACACGATATTCATTTGTTGATCTTAGGGAAAGAAATTACTGGAATTGCAGCATTTGAATAA
- a CDS encoding response regulator transcription factor, with the protein MIKVLLVDDHRLIRDGIRFYLEKEENEITIAGEASDGKQALIFLEKNPEAVDVMLTDISMPEMNGVELAAEVHKAFPEVKIIALTMIKDSQYVKQMLQAGASGYLLKNAREKEIVDAVKTVFQGDTYYAQEATKAIMDFMSKKKQDADVVAISKREKEVLRLIIDELSNQEIADKLFISIRTVEAHKRNLMEKTGSKTLAGLVKYAINNFLFEDL; encoded by the coding sequence ATGATAAAAGTTTTGTTAGTTGATGACCACCGTTTAATCCGGGACGGGATAAGGTTTTATCTGGAAAAAGAAGAAAATGAGATCACTATTGCCGGTGAAGCTAGCGACGGAAAACAAGCTTTGATTTTTTTAGAAAAAAATCCTGAAGCAGTTGATGTAATGCTGACCGACATCAGTATGCCTGAAATGAATGGTGTCGAATTAGCAGCAGAAGTACATAAAGCATTTCCCGAAGTGAAAATTATCGCACTTACAATGATAAAAGACAGCCAGTATGTAAAGCAAATGTTACAAGCTGGGGCCTCAGGATACCTATTAAAAAACGCAAGGGAGAAAGAGATTGTAGATGCGGTGAAGACTGTATTTCAAGGGGATACTTATTATGCTCAGGAAGCTACCAAAGCCATTATGGACTTCATGAGCAAGAAGAAACAAGACGCTGATGTAGTTGCCATCTCCAAAAGAGAAAAAGAAGTATTGAGACTAATTATTGATGAATTAAGCAATCAAGAAATTGCAGATAAATTATTTATTAGCATAAGGACTGTGGAAGCGCATAAGAGGAATTTAATGGAGAAAACGGGCTCAAAAACTTTGGCAGGTTTAGTAAAATATGCCATCAACAACTTCCTATTTGAAGATTTATAG
- a CDS encoding response regulator, producing MEDSKNKKPRVFYLDDDEINLAILEANLEDYYEIIGFSDPNKSIKFLKKNEVDVILTDQIMPLMDGIEFLQAIQNIQPNVGRILLTGVVNHEVMLQAINKVNIYRFHEKSDNFDGLKFDIDNAFQMVVALRQKDYYYKQLIETSEKLKIISDNVPAQIIHTDLDGNILEINQETTALTKASIGKNISDYLPDDELKKLFQTMARVVRTKKSHNIITRAFNFYENFQWFSTVIGPLHSKNELSGFLMVSQDITDRINHEEKIMSAVIEAEDRQKSKIARDIHDGLQQTLTIALLNFESLDEQSIQISENELEKFKQGVKFLRKGLQETRSIAYELIPKSVEDFGFVDTIKELIGEFNNTLDDTEFNFYTNLDKRIEDLNIEYNLFRITQESLNNIIKYANATEVFVQLTRYDNILQLTIEDNGKGFDVEKKLNSDFSFGLFNMNKRAESLSGKMTIESKDGTLVFVEIPLRKKINNNSKEIEN from the coding sequence ATGGAAGATAGTAAAAATAAAAAACCAAGAGTATTTTATCTTGATGATGACGAAATCAATCTAGCCATACTGGAAGCTAATTTAGAAGATTATTATGAAATTATAGGCTTTAGTGATCCTAACAAATCCATAAAATTCCTCAAAAAAAATGAGGTTGATGTGATCTTAACGGATCAAATCATGCCATTGATGGACGGAATTGAATTCTTACAGGCCATTCAAAACATTCAGCCAAATGTTGGTAGGATATTATTAACAGGTGTAGTGAATCACGAGGTGATGCTGCAAGCTATTAATAAAGTAAATATTTATAGGTTTCACGAAAAGTCGGACAATTTTGACGGCTTAAAATTTGATATTGATAATGCATTCCAGATGGTAGTTGCATTAAGACAGAAAGACTATTATTACAAACAGTTGATTGAGACATCTGAAAAGCTGAAAATAATCTCAGATAATGTTCCTGCCCAGATTATACATACCGATTTGGATGGAAATATTTTGGAAATAAATCAAGAAACTACTGCCCTGACGAAGGCTAGCATTGGAAAAAATATTTCTGACTATTTACCTGATGATGAATTAAAAAAGCTTTTTCAAACAATGGCTAGAGTGGTTAGAACCAAAAAAAGTCATAATATTATTACGCGAGCCTTTAATTTTTATGAAAATTTCCAATGGTTTTCGACAGTTATTGGTCCTTTACATTCCAAGAATGAGCTAAGTGGATTTCTTATGGTAAGTCAGGATATAACAGATCGGATTAATCATGAAGAAAAAATCATGTCTGCCGTAATTGAGGCTGAGGATCGACAAAAAAGTAAAATAGCTAGAGATATTCATGACGGACTTCAACAGACCCTGACTATAGCACTTTTGAATTTTGAATCTTTGGATGAACAATCAATTCAGATTTCAGAAAATGAACTTGAAAAATTCAAACAGGGTGTTAAATTCTTAAGAAAAGGATTGCAGGAGACGAGAAGTATTGCGTACGAGTTGATTCCTAAGTCCGTAGAGGATTTCGGATTTGTTGATACTATAAAAGAGCTTATTGGAGAATTTAATAACACTTTAGATGATACTGAATTCAATTTCTACACCAATCTTGATAAAAGAATTGAAGATTTGAACATTGAATATAATCTTTTCAGAATAACTCAAGAATCATTGAATAATATAATTAAATATGCTAATGCAACTGAAGTTTTTGTACAATTAACACGATATGACAATATTTTACAATTGACCATCGAAGATAATGGGAAAGGATTTGACGTAGAGAAAAAGCTCAATTCAGACTTCAGTTTTGGGTTGTTTAATATGAATAAAAGAGCGGAAAGTTTGTCTGGAAAAATGACCATTGAATCAAAAGACGGCACCTTAGTTTTTGTAGAAATACCTCTAAGAAAGAAAATAAATAACAATTCTAAGGAGATTGAAAATTAG
- a CDS encoding patatin-like phospholipase family protein, producing MKKRIHSIVYSFPFQLILNHFKKNQLLLLCWVLLFSIINGGFAKGLGIPYLFLSPEYLNEVSFQSYLIVGLTLGGLIVAFNIASYILDGYKFHFISTITKPFSKFSLNNSLIPIAFIINYVIQVINYQMLYEFMGFWQASILASAVPLGIFISIFILQLYFWFTNKDFREVLAERVEKRIKKLTIGRIAAVKYHKDLKKQQTEVVGFFDLKFKWVKVNQQDDKKIFGVINSIFDQNHLNTVIAELFIFVIILILGAFRDYPYFQIPAAASAVLFISIILMAVGAITFWFRSWAITGAITIFFLINYLSTVDFISKTHYAHGLDYETEATLYSQNAIDKLSNDTVINEDKNTTLKILNNWRQRFEQKPKMILLTASGGGQRAAYWTMNALQKADSITNGNLFKHTVSISGASGGLIGAAYFRELKYLEKKNNDINIYDSQYLSNIGKEALNPIIFSLLTNDIFFRYQSFDYGGYSYPKDRGYAFEQKLNRNLGGILNKRIIDYKEPELKAEIPMLLLAPTSVNDGRKLYITPNSTSYMSSKSITDDSLNTLMDNRSIDFLRMFKDQGSENLSFLTALRMSASFPYITPNVNLPSNPSLEIMDAGLADNFGVSDAVLFLYNFKDWIAENTSGVIILTIRDSKKAAIIDKKQNLSILEKLFTPISNIYNNWSNVQDTRNDLLIEYASEWFDGNLSHAMLTYDAGQTISDDSIKKMTHIQERASLNWRLTGREKYNIRNAINSSENQKTLYWLHQTLK from the coding sequence ATGAAAAAACGTATCCATTCAATAGTCTATTCATTTCCATTTCAATTGATTCTAAATCATTTTAAGAAGAATCAATTATTGTTACTTTGTTGGGTGCTGCTATTTTCAATTATTAATGGCGGCTTTGCAAAAGGGTTAGGCATCCCGTATCTTTTTCTTTCTCCTGAATATTTAAATGAAGTTAGTTTTCAAAGCTATCTGATTGTCGGTTTAACCCTAGGTGGATTAATAGTGGCCTTTAATATTGCCTCCTACATTTTAGACGGTTATAAATTTCATTTTATCAGCACCATAACCAAACCTTTTTCTAAATTCTCATTAAATAATTCACTTATTCCAATCGCTTTTATAATCAACTATGTTATTCAGGTAATCAATTATCAAATGCTCTATGAATTCATGGGCTTTTGGCAAGCATCTATTCTTGCCTCTGCTGTTCCCTTGGGTATTTTTATATCTATTTTTATTTTACAGCTTTACTTTTGGTTCACCAATAAAGATTTTAGGGAAGTATTAGCCGAACGTGTAGAGAAAAGAATAAAGAAACTTACGATTGGAAGGATTGCAGCAGTTAAATATCACAAAGATCTTAAAAAACAGCAAACTGAAGTAGTAGGTTTTTTCGATTTGAAATTCAAATGGGTAAAAGTTAATCAACAAGATGATAAAAAAATATTTGGGGTCATTAACAGTATCTTTGATCAAAATCATCTTAATACGGTAATAGCAGAGCTTTTTATTTTTGTTATTATCCTAATTTTAGGGGCCTTTAGGGATTACCCATACTTTCAAATTCCTGCAGCTGCAAGTGCAGTTCTTTTTATTAGCATCATATTAATGGCAGTTGGAGCTATCACCTTTTGGTTTCGATCCTGGGCAATTACGGGGGCAATTACCATCTTCTTTCTTATCAATTATCTATCTACAGTTGACTTCATAAGTAAAACGCATTATGCCCACGGACTTGATTATGAAACCGAAGCAACTCTTTATAGTCAAAATGCTATTGACAAATTGAGTAATGATACCGTAATAAACGAGGATAAAAACACTACTTTAAAAATTCTAAATAATTGGAGACAGCGATTTGAACAAAAACCTAAAATGATTTTGCTAACTGCCAGTGGTGGCGGACAGCGGGCAGCATATTGGACAATGAATGCACTGCAAAAGGCAGACAGTATCACTAACGGAAACCTCTTTAAACATACCGTTAGTATTTCAGGTGCATCAGGAGGGTTAATAGGAGCCGCCTACTTCCGAGAGCTTAAATATTTAGAGAAAAAAAATAATGACATTAACATTTACGACTCTCAATATCTATCAAACATTGGAAAAGAAGCTCTCAACCCTATAATATTTAGTTTACTGACCAATGACATTTTCTTTCGATATCAGTCTTTTGACTATGGCGGATATAGCTACCCGAAAGATAGAGGATATGCGTTTGAGCAGAAGCTAAATAGAAACTTAGGGGGGATTTTAAATAAGAGAATCATTGATTATAAAGAACCTGAATTGAAAGCTGAAATCCCTATGTTACTGTTAGCGCCAACCAGCGTTAATGACGGTAGGAAATTATACATTACCCCAAATAGTACTAGCTATATGTCTAGCAAATCCATTACTGATGATTCATTGAATACATTGATGGATAATAGAAGTATTGATTTTTTAAGGATGTTCAAAGATCAGGGTTCGGAAAATCTTAGCTTTTTGACTGCGCTGAGAATGAGTGCTTCGTTTCCATATATAACTCCCAACGTAAACCTTCCTAGCAATCCTAGTCTTGAAATTATGGATGCAGGTTTAGCAGATAATTTTGGGGTAAGTGATGCCGTTTTATTTTTGTACAACTTTAAAGATTGGATTGCAGAAAACACTTCTGGTGTCATTATTTTAACCATCAGAGATTCTAAAAAAGCAGCAATAATTGATAAAAAACAGAACTTATCGATTTTAGAAAAACTCTTTACTCCTATCAGTAACATATATAATAACTGGTCCAATGTGCAAGATACACGTAATGATTTACTAATAGAATATGCCTCAGAATGGTTTGACGGTAACTTAAGTCATGCCATGCTAACTTATGATGCAGGACAAACTATTTCTGACGATAGCATTAAAAAGATGACCCATATACAAGAAAGGGCATCCTTAAACTGGCGTTTGACTGGTCGCGAAAAGTATAATATAAGAAATGCAATCAACAGTAGTGAAAATCAAAAAACTTTATACTGGTTACATCAAACATTGAAATAG
- a CDS encoding mechanosensitive ion channel family protein has translation MIEYFDSIGIETPFLRLFVCTCVSIIIGIIIRYLFFKTLLVLNKKDDRELIGILENRFKGSIFLFIPMLIMHSLIPSLELGVNINDWLLLITESLIIASFTIVAIRLIYFFQDVLNQRFNISHADNLKQRQVITQVIFVRKIVIFLITMIGLSLFLLQFEGVRKYGATFLTSAGVAGIIIGLAAQKTIGNLLAGIQIAFTQPIKIGDAVFVEKEWGWIEEINLTYVVVKIWDQRRLVLPITYFTEQTFQNWTRNSADIIGSVFLFTDYTIPIDELRNEFESILANTDLWNKNVQVLQVTDCTEKTMQIRMLMSAKDSPTAWDLKCFVREKMLVFIQENYPTALPKTRLEMTQ, from the coding sequence ATGATTGAATATTTTGATTCTATTGGAATAGAAACGCCTTTTTTACGCTTATTTGTTTGTACGTGTGTCTCAATTATTATTGGGATTATCATCCGATATTTATTCTTCAAAACTTTACTTGTCCTTAATAAAAAGGATGACAGAGAACTGATAGGAATTCTGGAAAACCGTTTTAAAGGAAGTATTTTTCTGTTCATTCCAATGCTGATTATGCATAGTCTAATTCCGAGTTTAGAATTAGGGGTAAACATTAACGACTGGTTGCTATTGATAACAGAATCACTGATTATCGCTTCTTTCACTATAGTGGCTATCCGACTAATTTATTTTTTTCAAGATGTTCTCAATCAAAGGTTTAATATTTCTCATGCTGATAACCTGAAACAGCGGCAAGTAATTACGCAAGTTATCTTTGTTCGAAAAATTGTCATTTTCTTAATTACCATGATTGGATTGAGTTTATTCTTATTACAATTTGAAGGAGTAAGAAAATATGGAGCAACTTTTTTGACATCTGCCGGTGTAGCTGGTATAATTATAGGTTTGGCTGCGCAAAAAACTATTGGGAATTTATTGGCAGGAATACAAATTGCTTTTACTCAGCCAATTAAAATTGGAGACGCTGTATTTGTCGAAAAGGAATGGGGATGGATAGAAGAAATAAACTTGACCTATGTTGTAGTAAAGATTTGGGATCAAAGACGGTTGGTGCTTCCAATTACTTATTTCACCGAACAAACCTTTCAAAACTGGACTAGAAATTCTGCAGATATCATAGGTAGTGTCTTTTTATTTACCGATTACACAATTCCAATTGATGAATTAAGGAATGAATTTGAGTCAATTTTGGCAAATACTGATTTATGGAATAAAAATGTTCAAGTCCTTCAGGTTACAGACTGCACTGAAAAAACAATGCAGATCCGAATGTTAATGTCAGCAAAGGACTCCCCAACAGCTTGGGACTTAAAATGTTTCGTTAGAGAAAAGATGTTAGTATTTATACAGGAAAATTATCCTACGGCATTACCAAAAACCAGATTGGAGATGACTCAATGA
- a CDS encoding tryptophan 2,3-dioxygenase family protein, with product MNTEQINKSLEKLNLKYQSMGQDLSAYLDGLLLSNYTTYWDYISVDTLLTLQRPKTDFPDEEIFIMYHQITELYFKMCLNEMEQIANNGQIIGENGEDLGWNEKLDVGFFLRRINRMNKYFETLTHSFDIMVQGMEKEQFQRFRMALLPASGFQSAQYRLIEFASTPLIHLVRKEKKEACENASLEEKYEHIYWKEGATEVETGQKTLTLEQFEKKYKEEFLEWIKRFQDKNIYLKYLSLDQDSKNNEKLKEALRNFDLNVNVFWPLVHYKSAVRYLQQENKDVPATGGTNWQQYLPPRFQKRIFFPELWSKKEIEEWGKGWVIKEIFGE from the coding sequence ATGAACACAGAACAGATCAATAAAAGTTTAGAAAAACTGAATCTTAAGTATCAGTCAATGGGACAGGACTTATCAGCTTATCTTGACGGATTACTGTTATCAAACTACACTACTTATTGGGACTACATAAGTGTTGATACACTATTAACTCTTCAAAGACCAAAGACGGACTTCCCCGATGAAGAAATTTTCATCATGTATCATCAAATTACGGAGCTCTATTTCAAAATGTGCCTCAATGAAATGGAACAAATTGCTAATAATGGTCAGATTATTGGCGAAAACGGAGAAGATTTAGGTTGGAATGAGAAATTAGACGTTGGCTTTTTCCTTAGAAGAATAAACAGAATGAATAAATACTTTGAGACTTTAACTCATTCATTCGATATTATGGTCCAAGGAATGGAAAAAGAACAGTTCCAAAGATTTCGAATGGCTCTTTTACCAGCAAGTGGATTTCAATCCGCGCAATATAGGTTAATTGAATTTGCATCCACTCCACTAATTCATTTGGTTAGAAAAGAGAAAAAAGAGGCCTGCGAAAATGCATCTCTTGAAGAAAAATATGAGCATATTTATTGGAAAGAAGGGGCAACAGAAGTGGAAACAGGCCAAAAAACACTGACCCTAGAGCAATTTGAAAAAAAATACAAAGAGGAATTTCTTGAATGGATTAAACGTTTTCAGGATAAAAATATTTATTTAAAATATTTGTCACTTGACCAAGACTCTAAAAACAATGAAAAACTAAAGGAAGCTTTGCGAAACTTTGATTTGAATGTAAATGTTTTTTGGCCTCTGGTTCACTACAAATCTGCGGTCAGGTATTTACAACAAGAGAATAAGGATGTGCCTGCAACAGGTGGTACAAATTGGCAGCAATATTTACCCCCTAGGTTCCAAAAACGTATCTTTTTCCCTGAACTATGGTCAAAGAAAGAGATAGAAGAATGGGGAAAGGGATGGGTCATTAAAGAGATTTTTGGAGAGTAA
- a CDS encoding serine hydrolase domain-containing protein has translation MKILISTLLFLSCQLASAQDYGSSKADSLLNAIEEHDEGMGSVAVLKDGQLLYQKAYGFAEIKSKQKNNPNTLFRIGSISKTYTATLVMKAVEEGLLKLDDKLSKFYPEFENSDQISISHMLQHRSGLYNFTNSPFYVQYMTQAKTKSEMLEILLSTKNNFRPDEGHEYSNTAYVLLSYILEDVYGLKYGDILKEKILVPLKLENTYFAKAIDQSANASVSYFRTAQWEVSPETNMMITMGAGGISATAKEVAIFYEALFNGEILEESSLSKMKEIKDGFGYGLFQMPYYDQKILGHTGGIDGFQSVAVHLESENLTVVILCNAVSYKRNDILLGLLAAYFGKEFEIPDFKAGVALQREELIDFEGVYSSETFPLKITISIADNSQLMAQATGQSAFPLTAINPYSFKFDPAGIKIVFDSENSLLTLEQNGMKFKLKKEVESTDD, from the coding sequence ATGAAGATATTAATATCAACCTTACTATTCCTTTCCTGCCAACTTGCATCTGCGCAAGATTATGGTAGCTCAAAAGCAGACAGTTTACTAAATGCCATTGAAGAGCACGATGAAGGAATGGGTTCCGTTGCTGTTCTGAAAGATGGCCAACTATTGTATCAAAAAGCCTACGGTTTTGCTGAAATCAAATCTAAGCAGAAGAATAATCCTAACACTTTATTCCGAATAGGTTCTATATCCAAAACTTACACTGCAACGCTTGTAATGAAGGCAGTAGAGGAGGGGCTGTTAAAACTAGATGATAAACTATCCAAGTTTTATCCTGAATTTGAAAATTCTGATCAAATATCAATAAGCCATATGCTACAGCACAGAAGCGGCTTATATAATTTTACAAATTCACCTTTCTATGTCCAGTATATGACACAGGCAAAGACAAAGTCTGAAATGTTGGAGATTTTATTATCTACAAAAAATAACTTTAGACCTGATGAAGGACATGAATACTCCAATACAGCCTATGTTTTATTGTCTTATATTTTGGAGGATGTTTACGGGTTGAAATACGGAGATATCCTAAAGGAAAAGATTTTGGTTCCCCTAAAACTTGAAAATACATATTTTGCGAAAGCAATAGATCAATCGGCAAATGCATCTGTCTCATATTTCAGGACAGCCCAATGGGAGGTTTCTCCCGAAACTAATATGATGATTACAATGGGGGCAGGAGGAATTTCAGCAACAGCAAAAGAGGTTGCGATATTTTACGAAGCTTTGTTTAATGGTGAAATATTAGAAGAGTCATCCTTGAGTAAAATGAAAGAGATTAAAGATGGTTTTGGTTACGGATTATTCCAAATGCCCTACTATGATCAAAAAATATTGGGCCATACAGGAGGTATCGATGGATTTCAGTCGGTGGCTGTCCACCTAGAGTCCGAAAATTTAACTGTCGTGATTTTATGCAATGCAGTTAGTTATAAAAGGAATGATATATTACTTGGGCTTTTAGCAGCCTATTTCGGGAAAGAATTTGAAATACCTGATTTCAAAGCAGGTGTTGCACTGCAGCGAGAAGAACTTATTGATTTTGAAGGTGTTTACAGCTCAGAAACCTTCCCGTTAAAAATAACAATTTCAATTGCAGATAATAGTCAATTGATGGCTCAAGCAACAGGGCAATCAGCTTTTCCATTGACAGCTATTAATCCCTATAGTTTTAAGTTTGATCCTGCTGGAATCAAAATAGTTTTTGATTCTGAAAATAGCTTGCTTACTTTGGAACAAAATGGAATGAAGTTTAAATTAAAGAAAGAAGTAGAAAGCACTGATGATTGA